From one Lotus japonicus ecotype B-129 chromosome 3, LjGifu_v1.2 genomic stretch:
- the LOC130748122 gene encoding protein DETOXIFICATION 18-like: MAANTTTSSAGTETPLLVVVAVESSGVEEEKWWNKVLDMEEAKLQLLIALPMILTNLFYYLITLISVMLVGHLGELQLAGATLANSWFSVTGVAVMVGLSGALETLCGQAFGAREYQKLGIYLQASCIISLIFSIIISVIWFYTEPILVLLHQSHDIARTAAIYMKFLIPGLFAYCFLQNILRFVQTQSVVMPLVVLSALPALVHVGIAYALVHWTGLRFIGGPVAACVSLWISLVMLASYVMYSKKFKQTWEGFSTHSFHYVFTTLKLALPSAAMVCFEYWAFEVLVFLAGLFPDSEITTSLIAICANTEFIAYMITYGLSAAASTRVSNELGAGHSERAKHAMGVTLKLSLLLGVCFVLALGFGHNIWIQLFSSSSAIKKEFASVAPLLAISILLDSIQGVLSGVARGCGWQHLAAYVNLATFYLIGLPISCLLAFKTSLQYKGLWIGLICGMVCQAGTLLLLTTRAKWAKLELSGDKDKDNDHLVA; encoded by the exons ATGGCGGCAAATACCACTACGAGTTCAGCTGGCACAGAAACACCTctattggtggtggtggcagtggagtCCAGTGGAGTTGAGGAGGAGAAATGGTGGAACAAGGTGCTGGACATGGAGGAGGCGAAGCTTCAACTCCTCATTGCACTGCCAATGATTCTTACAAATTTATTCTATTACTTGATCACTTTGATTTCGGTCATGCTCGTTGGTCACCTCGGAGAGCTTCAACTTGCTGGCGCTACTCTCGCTAATTCATGGTTCAGTGTCACCGGCGTCGCTGTCATG GTAGGTTTAAGTGGAGCACTGGAAACACTCTGTGGGCAAGCATTTGGCGCAAGGGAATACCAAAAGTTGGGAATTTATCTACAAGCCTCTTGCATCATATCTCTTATTTTCTCTATCATTATATCCGTTATTTGGTTCTACACAGAACCCATCTTAGTGTTGCTTCATCAATCTCATGACATTGCGAGAACAGCTGCAATCTACATGAAGTTTCTCATCCCGGGATTATTCGCTTATTGTTTCTTGCAAAACATCTTGAGGTTTGTACAAACACAGTCTGTCGTCATGCCGCTGGTTGTCCTTTCAGCTCTTCCAGCATTGGTTCATGTTGGGATTGCATATGCCTTAGTTCATTGGACAGGTCTCAGATTCATAGGTGGACCAGTTGCAGCATGTGTTTCACTATGGATATCACTGGTAATGTTGGCCTCATATGTCATGTATTCAAAGAAGTTCAAACAGACATGGGAGGGATTTTCGACGCATTCATTCCATTATGTGTTTACAACCTTGAAACTTGCTCTGCCCTCAGCAGCAATGGTATG TTTTGAGTACTGGGCTTTCGAAGTTCTGGTTTTCTTAGCTGGACTGTTTCCTGACTCGGAAATAACAACTTCATTGATTGCCATATG TGCAAACACAGAATTCATTGCATACATGATCACGTATGGTCTCAGTGCGGCTGCGAG CACAAGGGTTTCAAATGAATTGGGAGCAGGCCATTCAGAAAGAGCTAAGCATGCTATGGGAGTCACTCTAAAGCTCTCTCTCCTCCTTGGTGTGTGTTTTGTTTTGGCACTTGGATTTGGTCACAATATCTGGATTCAGCTTTTTAGTAGTAGTTCAGCAATCAAAAAGGAGTTTGCTTCAGTGGCACCTTTGCTTGCGATTTCCATACTACTAGATTCTATCCAAGGTGTCCTGTCAG GGGTAGCTAGAGGATGTGGTTGGCAGCACTTGGCTGCTTATGTAAACCTTGCAACTTTTTATCTTATTGGTTTACCGATATCATGTCTCCTTGCATTTAAGACCAGTTTGCAGTACAAG ggtttatggattgGTCTGATTTGTGGGATGGTCTGTCAAGCTGGAACTCTTTTACTTCTCACAACTCGTGCAAAATGGGCAAAACTGGAACTCTCCGGGGACAAAGATAAAGACAATGATCATCTCGTAGCTTGA